AATGACCTCGTTAGAGCTAACAGCCCCTCAATTATAAAAAATCATTAAGAATGACGCCTTCGCCCCCCTTGCCAAAGGCGAGCCCACCATTGGGGATGCTGCTTTAGCAAGACATACAGATACACCCCCATCAGTACCAGCAAACATCCATCCCCCAAAGCTCGATAGGTGCCAATAATCTGCTGATCGCTCCAGCCGTGGAGCCTGAGGATATTCATATCACCCCCAGCATGCTCGGGTCCACCCCACAGAGATCCCCAAGGGATCGAAGCCAGCCCTCGCTCAATCCGATGCCATAGCCCAAACCCCCCCAAAAATACAAAGGCCGAACCCAATACCACCGGATAGCGATAAAAATCCCAGCGCCAGTAAGCTGGCATCGGGAAGAAAAAACTCACCATCAGCAAGGTACTCAGATACAATTCCCCGCCGACGCCACCAAATGCTAGTAGCACCTCAAACGTCTGTGCTGAAAGCATCCAGGTCATCCAACCCTGAATGAGTATTAATCCCACCGCCAATACCATCGGCCAGCGATGCCCCTCCCGGCGACCGGCCCAAAATAGCAACCCAAATAAAACCAACAGGCCAAGATAGACAAATAGAGAGCGCTCAGGCTCCACATTTGTCCAACCAAAGGGCAATGGAATGGCTCGACGACCAGCTAACCAGGCCACGGTGGCATGGCCAAACTCATGCATCCACACCTGTACCCCAAACAGCAACAACTTGACCGGGGGCAACACCTGCATCAGCATTCCCAGCAGCAACAGTCCCGGAAATATCAACCCATTACTGAAACGATTGTCAAAGGCAAATAAATCAGTATCAGTCAACCGGGTACTGGGCCAAGAGATCGTCTGTTTCCAGGCCACCCGCTTCGGAGCCTTCAATCCATAAATACGAATGGTAAGGCCAGGCTCTAGTCCAAGAGCCTCTGGGTCTAGCCGAACCAGTGCCGCCCGAATGCTAGCAACTCCCTTTGCCTGAGATGGCATCTGCTTCAGAGGTACTCCAATATGGAGATGACCATGGCGTAGAGCGACTCGAGCCGGTACCCCTTGCTGACGTAACTGATATATCAAGGGGGCCAATGGATCCTCCTCTCCAGAGGATGAAATAGCCGGTGGCCCCTGCGATGTCTGTAAGTGCTCTTTGAGCCGTCGATAAGCAATCTTGAGGTCAGCTAGAGCCTGCCGTTGTCCTGTCTGGATTAACTCTGCCCGGCGACTGAAATAAGCTGCTTCCACCTCTTGTAGGCTAGCATCAGCAGCCAGATGCAGACACTGGTAACAACGGGCTACCTCTTCCGACATGGCGATAACCGCTAAGTCACTTCCTCAGGGTAGCCCGAGGGAATGATGAGGTGCCAACATGCTGCTGTCCCCTGGCTTCTTAGCCCTCCGTTCCTGCCTTTCCCTCCCTAGATCGAGACTGATAGTCACCACAACCCTGACAAGGCCCCTCAGGATTGACCGCACAGCGTAGCAGCTCAGAACGGGCATTATAGGCGCAGGTAACGTCGCCAATCATCCATTGCCCGTTGTGACAGTGCCTGGCTGCAGGAGTGGGACAAGGCTGCACATACAGGATCATCTGAGCCAACTGATAACGCCCCGACTTCAGTCGGTAACGATGATGCCGCTCCAAAATCCGATAGGTTTGCCCAGCCATATCTAGATCAGCACCCGGTTGAGGAATCCAATCTAGATACACCCGGCCCAAGGGTGTACAGGGATGGTTGAGCATAACGTCGGTAGGCAATGAAGTTGATTCCATGAATGTAGTTAACAGAGACAGTAATCTATACGAGAATTCCTGACCGATGAGCAGATCGATCAGGAACCTCGATAGCTCTCCTGAGGGAGAGAACTTACAAAGTAAAGTCTAGGAAGCCGCCACCGCTTGACGTTCCTTTGCCTCCTTAATCACTTCTTCAGCAACATTATTCGGACAAGGAGCATAGTGCGAAAACGACATGGAAAACTGGCCCCGGCCTGACGTCATAGTCCGTAGGTCACCAATGTAGCCAAACATTTCACTCAAGGGAGCATCTGCCTTGATTCGCACTCCAGTAGGTCCTGGCTCCTGGGACTTAATCATGCCGCGGCGGCGGTTGAGGTCACCGATCACATCTCCCATATAGTCATCAGGGGTAAAGACGTCAACGGCCATCACCGGCTCAAGTAGTTGGGGCTTAGCCTTAGGCATCGACTGCCGATAGGCCGCTTTGGCAGCAATCTCGAAGGCAATAGCAGAAGAGTCCACCGGGTGGTAGGCACCATCACTCAGGGTTACCTTGAGATCCACCACCGGGTAGCCAGCCAACGGGCCTTTTTCGATGCTAGTTTCAAACCCTTTCTGTACCGCTGGCCAGAATTCTCGGGGGACATTGCCACCAGTCACCTTAGACTCAAACTGGAAGCCGCTGCCAGGATCGCCCGGCTCGATGGTGTAGTCAATCTTACCAAACTGGCCAGAGCCACCTGTCTGCTTCTTGTGGGTGTAGCTGTCTTGCAGCACCTTGGTAATGGTCTCGCGGTAGGCTACCTGAGGCTTGCCGACTTCGACCTCAACCCCATAGGTACGCTTGAGAATATCCACCTTAACGTCTAGGTGCAGTTCACCCATTCCCTTCAGAATGGTTTCCCCGCTCTCTTCGTCGGTTTCGACGTAGAAGGACGGATCTTCCTGGACCATCTTACCGATGGCTAACCCCATCTTCTCAGTGTCAGCTTTCTTCTTGGCCGCTACAGCCACAGAAATCACCGGTTCCGGAAAGATCATGGGTTCAAGGGTAGCTGGATCCTTGGGATCACAGAGGGTATGCCCCGTCTGTACGTTTTTCATCCCGATCACGGCGACAATATCACCGGCTTGGGCCCATTCCACCTCCTCCCGGGAGTTGGCGTGCATCTCTACCAAACGGCTAATGCGTTCGGTTTTACCGGTAGCCGTATCGAGGACTGTATCTCCCTTGTTTAACTGTCCCGAGTAAATCCGGGTAAAGGTAAGTGCCCCGAATCGGTCGTCCATGATCTTAAAGGCCAGTGCTCGTAGGGGCTTTTCTGGATCGACGTAGGCAAGGCGACCCGTTTCGTTACCTTCCAAATCCATCTCTGGTTGGGGCTTCACCTCCATGGGATTAGGCAGGTAGTCGACCACAGCGTCTAGCACCAACTGCACCCCTTTGTTCTTAAAAGAGGATCCACAGTAAGTGGGGAAAAACTTCAACTCAATCGTGCCCTTGCGAATACAGCGCTTCAGCTCTTCCAGAGAAATCTCTTCCCCTTCTAGATACTTCTCCATCAGCGCATCATCCTGCTCCACCGCCAGCTCTACCAGGGCCTCGCGGTATTCTTCCACCTGATCTACCATATCGGCGGGTACATCCTGGATCTCGTAGTTCATGGGGTCGCCAGACTCATCCCAGATCCAGGCTTTGCGAGTCAGGAGGTCAACCACGCCCTGGAAGTTACTCTCAAAGCCAATGGGTAGCACCATGACTAGGGGCTTAGCAGCTAGGACATCTTCTACCTGCTTCACCACGCGGAAAAAATCAGCCCCAACTCGATCTAACTTGTTGACGTAGATGATACGAGCAACTTTGGAATCGTTGGCGTAGCGCCAGTTTGTTTCAGATTGAGGTTCCACGCCACCGGAGCCACAAAAAACACCAATACCACCATCTAGAACCTTCAGGGACCGGTACACCTCAATGGTGAAATCAACGTGACCTGGGGTATCGATGATGTTAAGCTGGTGGTTTTTCCAGAAGCAAGAAGTCGCAGCAGACTGAATCGTAATGCCACGCTCCTGTTCTTGCTCCATAAAGTCAGTGGTTGCAGCCCCCTCATGAACCTCACCGATCTTATGGATCTTACCGGTAAGCTTCAAGATTCGTTCGGTGGTGGTGGTCTTGCCCGCGTCTACGTGAGCAAAAATGCCGATATTGCGATAGAGCGTGATGTCTTTCTTCATGATGGCTCTCTAATGAGTCAAATGAGTCAATAAACCGTTGGTGACCACCTGCGAGGGGTACTCATGGGCAACTAGTGCCGCCTTCAGAGGCGATACGAACATGCTTCGTATACCCGAAATCTTAAGAGATCCTTTGTGAGGGTTACGACAACATTGCCAATTGTAAAGCTTTGGGCTGAAAAGGTGGAAGAGGGTGACTGACTTAAATGGCTGCATCTCCCTGAAACTGGGAGTAGGCGGCATTATAAATAAATTTTCCAGCTTTATTCTAGTATGGTCTTTCAGCAGCTACAGCATTTCCCCCAGGTGAGGTACAGCTTGTCTCCTGAAGTCAAGGGTTTCATGGCTATCCTTCTACCTCCTCACTAGATTCAGAAACGCTGGATGTTCATCACTGAGATCGCGGCTCCACGCCTCTGGCTTAGCGGGCCGAAAAGACAATCTTAATGACGGCATCTTGGACACTATTGGCAGGTTTATTGAAACCTACCGCCAACAGAGCATTGCTCAGGGCCTCAGTCACTTGAGCTGGATGGTAATCATCGAACAGCCGGGCCATTTCTCGCTGTAGATCGTCTGGCACCGGCACCACCCGCTGACCATTATCGTCGCGGGAAAACACAGACTGGGTTGTCATGGCAAGATTCCTAGATTCCTGCCTAAGATTTGGCAGGGTGTCCTCGTCCGTACTTTGCCCTAGGAATCCTGGTGCTGGGGGAGAAAATACTAGAGGTTCTACGGTGTTGGGATGGTTCATGGATTAGCCATCTTAGAGACGGAACGTCATGATTGCTGCTTCGTCTCCGATCAACCTCCTTGCCACGTAGGCAGTATTCCCTTCACTGACTTTGAACCATGATTTCTAATACCTCCATAGGCCTATTTGCTCTGGTGGGAGCAGCCTCTACTGTCATGACTACTGTTATGACCGCTCTTCCTGTTCAGGCTGCCAGTTACTACCTGGATTTTGACACCGATCCCCTAAGCAATCCGATTACCAGCAGTACCGTTGGGGATCCCTACGGCATTAGTGATCAGTGGTCTGATTGGGGAGTTACCCTAGGGGCCACTAACAAGGCGGGCTCTAGGGCGGAACCGCTACTGCTGTTCAACAGCAATCCTGATTCCTACACAGGCGGTGATAGGGATTTACGCAGCGGTGATCCCTGGGGTACTGCTGTGCAGAATAACGTCTTGATCATTCAGGAAGACGGGTTTAGGCGCAACGGAACTGTTAAGAATGCTCATGACCCCGATGATGAAGCCAACGGTGGCATCATTTCCTTTGACTTTCAGGCCCCGGTTACCCTGGGCAGTATTCAGTTGCTCGACGTTGATGACTTCGGCGCTCGGGGGCAGTATGTTACGTTTACGGCCTGGGATGCCGATGGCAACCAAGTAGCCACGACTCAATTTGATCACGTGGCCTTGACAGCCCCTGATCGAGTAACCAATCTGTCCAGTCAAGGCATCACTGGTGATAATTCGCTCTATGACTTTGCTCTGGGCTACAGTGGTGTAGCTCGCTTAGAGGTACTATACCCGGGGAGCGGTGCGATCGCAGGGTTGCAATGGAGCGATGACTCTGATGACTCTACTGAACCCACCTCAGTTCCGGAGCCACGGAACACCGTCAGTCTTCTGGGTCTGGTCGCTCTGGGTGCGGTCGAAGTCACTCGCCGCCGTTCTAGCCGAGAGGAGTAACGGCCTCTTGCCGAGTTATCGGGTCGATGCTGCATTGGCTGTTCGGCGTTAAGGTAGGTAATGATCTACTGTTAACCCTGAACAGATTAACTGATTACAGCCAATTAATTTGGGATTCTGGGTTAACTCCCGTGGGTATTCAGCCAATTAAAGCGACAGTTAGGGGGCGATGGAACCATTCAGCCCTATCTGAAGTCTTGGTAGAACAACCTACTCGATGTGGTCTGGGTTGCCGTTGCCTGTTGTCATTAGCGTGCTATTAAGCGTCAGTGCATATGAAGCGATGTTGCCAAGTTGCGATTAATCTTTAAGACTTTGAGATTTTGTTTGGCTATGTCAACTCTCCGTTCACAAGCTAGGCTTTCTGGGTTACAGTATCGATCAGATAGATTCTAAAGAAAATATTAAACGCCGATATATCAGATCTAGCCTAAGTGCTAGAGCTTTCCTCCGGTGAACTTTGGGTTTTGTCTGGAACGCGATTTAAATGCACCTTTACATCACACAAGTCAACCTTGTTCAGGATGGGGGAGTATGAACGCTGTATTGCTGCGATTGATATGGTCTGTGATTGAGGATACGCCTCCTCACATTCTGACAGGATTCGACGACTCTACCCTCAGTAAGCATTTAGTCAACCGAGTGGAAAGCCAGGTGCATCTCAGTCGAGATGACCACCGGACTCTATGGTCTTACCTGGCCGCCAGAATGCCTCTAATTCGCGACCTTGCCCATCAGAGGGTTGCCTAGACTTTGATGGGCTAATCCGTCTGGTGAGGCTTCTGCTGTTGTGACTCGCCTGACCCACTAAAGATAGCGAAACCCAAGAGCATCCCTTACCTGTGCCTGTATGTCTATCTGAATTGGCGTAAGAACAAACCGATTTAATCGGGAGCTCCCACCAGGGTAAAGGCCGCCCAGTCTCGCGGGTGGGGATAGTCTGCCATAGTCTTTAGCATGGCCCGTCGTAGTGCTTGTGCCTTATCAAACCCTTGGAGCCAAGTGGTATAGAAGTGAATCATCAGTTGAGCTGTTGGTGTGTCAGGTACAGCCCAGAGGGAGACGACTGCACTGCGGGCGCCAGCGACTATCAGGGAACGCGATAATCCGACTATCCCGTCTCCAGTTACTTCCCCTAGCCCGGTATCACAGGCACTCAGAACAACTAAGTCAGCCTGCAGCGGTAAGCTGGCAAGTTCCCTAGCCGTGAGGAGGCCATCTTCTGTTTCGGATGGCGCTAAAGCAATGGCTCCCGGTAGGGGAATGCCGGTGCTGGTGCGTTCTACGTAGTCTAGGAGGCCATGGGTAGCTAAATGAATAATCGAGGCGTCTAGCATGGCTGGGACCAGGGCTGTTTCGGTAGCCTGGACGCCTAACCAAGGGCGAGTCTTTAGGAGCTCAGCCACGGCCATCGCTTCCTGTTCTGCGCCTGGCAGCGGCGGCAGGGGCTGAGCAGGACTCTCCGACGTCTCTGGCATGGTGGGCATGACTGGGTTCCCGGCGACAACGGTGGCAGCCTGGGCGTCTGTGGGCTGGGTTGGGGTGGCTGCCAACAGGTGAATGGCTGGGGCGGTCAGCAGAGTGTGGTGTTCGATCAGGTACTGACCATCGCTATCTTGTAGGGCAGCGAAGGGCACGTAGAACAGGACTTCTTGGGGAATGAACACGACCCGTTGCTCTGGATCTGAGGGTAAATGGGCTCGGATAGGTGCGATGAGTACCTGATGGAGTTCCTGCAGGTAAACATTAGAGGCCTCTGACGAAGTCGGTACTATCTGGATACTACGATTACGACCTCGTGCTCCCATGGCTGCCCGTCCCTGCTCGACTGTGGTGGGGAGGGATAGTGTCGCGGTATCGAGTCCTTGCTGGTGAAAGGTGATATTTCCCTGGGGAGAGACGACCCAGATATACAGGTGGGTTGCCGGAGCCCGCTGATGCCCTTGGAAGATAAAGTTGTCTGCGGGCACCAGAGCATATTCCACCAGGGTGGCATTTAGGTCACGGGCTGTCTGTTGGATGGTTTCTAAGTCGATTGAGGCCTGGGCCTGTGGAGCCAGTAGATCCATCAAAGCCCTGGCTCGTCCTTGCTCTGATGCCTCCAGGGCGGCTCCGTAGCGTCCCTGGGCCACCAGAACCTGCATCAGCAGGGTATAGGTATAGATCTGGGTGTTGAAAACGGCAATGTTGGCTGTGTCTTCTAACCCTTGGCGCAGCGCGGTGAGATGCTGGATGGCTTCCCTGAGAGATTGTTCTGCTGTGGTGGTGGCTCCTTGGGCAAGTTGTGCGTGGGCTAGGTTGTTGAGGGAAGCTGCCAATAGTCTCGGCGCTGCTAAAGAGCGTGCGATCGCAACGCTGCGGCGATGGTAGTCCAGGGCTTGGCCTAGGGCCTGCTGGTCTTCGGCCATGACCCCCAGATTGGTGAGGACTTCTGCCTGGAGCTTGACGTCCTGGGTTTGCCGGGCCAGATCTAGACCCTGCCGGTAGAAGCTCTGGGCCCGTTGCCAGTCGCCCAGACGATGATAAATGACGCCCAGATTGTTGAAACCATGGGCGCTAGTGGCCAAATCCCCAGCTTCGCGACTGAGGGCAATGCTGTCTTGGGCATAGGCAAGGGCGACTCCATAGCGCTGCTGTAGGGTGGCCAAACCACTGAGGTTGAGTCGGATCATGGCCTCTAGGCCGGGGTGATGAAGAGACTCCAACTGACTGAGTCCGGCCGCTTGGGCCTGCCAAGCCGCTTCGTAGTCCCCCATGGCTTCGTAGGTATTGCCCAACAGACTCAGGGTCTGGGCCTGGCCCACCCGATGATCATGCTCCCGCATCAGAGCCAGGGTCTGACGATAGGTGGTGACTGCGTCTGCTAACCGGCCCAGGGATTGGTAGGCGATGCCCAGATTGCCTAGTAACTGGGCCTGGAGCATGGCATCAGATCGGGAGGCGGCTAGGGGGAGCCCCTGCTGGGCCGATGCGATCGCATCGGGATAATCCCCCATGGCAATGGCTGTCGCCGCTAGGGCATTCAACGTCGCCGCTATCTGAGTGGTGGCGCCTAAGGCTTGGTAGAGATCCAGGGCCAGCTGCCAGTGGTCAAGGGCTTGGGAATAATCGTGGCGATCGAAGGCGGCATGCCCCTGGTGAAACAGCTGATCGGCCCGTTGCCGCTGAGAGGCCTGGGCCATGTCAATGGCGTCAGTCCTGACGATGGCTGCTGCTGCCGGGGGGATCCTCTCTAAAGTCAATGCCAGCGTCAGTAGCAGAGAGATCATGAGTTGCCGTCATTCAGCAGGGGTTGATTCCGGGTCGGGCCCTGCATTTGGGCAGGGGATCTCGTCGGGGGGCTCCTGGTCCTGATTGTCTATGGTGATGCAGACATCCTCTGGCGGCTGCCTGTCCCCGTCGCCACGAGTAGCGGTCTCTGAAGCGGTCTCTGAAGCGGTCTCTGGGCCTTGCTCCGACAGGTTGTCGGTGGCGGTGATATCCAGAGTTGGGTCAAAGAGAAAGGCTTGATTTTGAAACGAGGTGACGATAGTGCGGTCTGGGCGCACCCGCAAAATGCCCCCGGCCGTGCCGCTGCTCTGGCTGGGCAGAACAATCCCCGGCCCGGTATTGGGACCGACGATGAACTCCTCAGTGGATAGGGGATTCAACAGCTCAACTGCGATCGCAATGCCCGCCTGGGTGTTATTCGGATCGATGGGCACCCCCCGCTGAATCGTCACGTCCCCTGCGGGAGAGACGGCCGCCAGACTGGTGGTGTTGGCTGTGAAATTGGTGCCGGCAAATCCAGCCACCATGGTGAAGGTATCCTGGGCTTGAAATCGCCTGGCAGCATTGATCCCGATGCCACCGCTGCCGGCCAGCACCGTGTCGACAACGATGTCGCCAACTGTTGACTCTAAGTACACGCGACTCAGGTTGCCATCCCCCAACCCATCGATGTCTGGAGGAGTTTGTCGCAGGGCATTCAAATCGCCAGCTTGAATAGTCGTACCAATGATGGAAATGCTACCGTCGAGATCCCCATCCGATGGTCCATAGGTGCGAATATCGCCGAGGGTGACAGCCCCTGCCGCCTCAATCGTAACCGCTCGCCCTGGGGCGCGAATGAACTGGTTGGTATCCATGGTGAAATGTCTACCTGCTTGCAAGCGAATATCACCCCCAGGACTGGCCGGATTGCCTGTGGTGGCGAAGGTGAGGGAGAGGCCATCGACTAGGGTGATGTCGCGGGTGGCGGCCAACAGCACCTCCGCCGTGATGGCTGCTAAGGCATCGGCATTAATCGTGATGTCATTGGGGCTAAAGCTATCGCTGGCCAAGATCTGCGGTAGGGCAGTGTTGACCGCCGGGTCGGGATTACTGGCGGTAGCAGCGATAGTAATGTCTCTTGGGTCCAGTAAGAGGGTGCCTAAGGCGCCTGGGGCAGCCTGTAAATCCACAGTTCCAGCAAAGGTGAGGGCGATTTTGCCAGACACCTCCACGAAGCCCCCTCGGCCGGAGATGGGGTTGCCGGTGGCTGAGATCTCTCCCAGGAAGGTAGTCTGGTCATCGGCCCAGACAATCACCTGCCCACCATCGCCGCCGGTGGCATTGGCCTGCAGGGTGGTGGCGGCGTCAATGTAGGTGGCTTGGGCCGAGGGCAAAGTCGATTGTCCTTGTCGAGCGCCGCCGATGTGAATGATGCCGCCACGACCATCACCATTGGCTGTCAGCTCAGCCCCCAGCAAGCCGACGCGTGTGCCCAAGGCCGTTAACCGTCCTCCCTCGGATCCAGAAACATCTAGGCTGCCGCTGATCAGAGTTGTCCCGGGGGACACCGGCACCGGATCAGCGCCCGATAACCTAACGGCATCGTCAGGCAGCACCGTGATCTCGCTGACGGGCGATGGCGTTCCGCCTGTCAGGAGTTGGGGCAACGATAACGGGGTAAATGGCTGTGGTACTGCAGCCATGCCTGCCGGTAGGGTGTCGATTTCCAAGGACAGCACCATAGCGCTATGGTGAATCTGAACCCGATGCTGACCCGGTACGGCCATGACAGTGATATCCCCCTCGGCGGCGGTGAGGGACCCTGTTTGAATCACGGTGCCACCCACTAGGGCAATGCTCTGCCTAGGGGCCACCGTTAAGTCTGCCTGGTTGATAATTGCCCCTGGATTATCCAAGGCAAAGGCGAAGCCGGTGGGCTCACCCCCTAGGGCACCATAATCATTACTGCCAAACGCCTGCAACCATCCACTACTAAAGCCAATGCCAGTGGCGGTCGTGGCCGTGAAGGCTCCAGTCAAGTCCAACTGGGCATTAGGGCCGAAGAGGATGCCGGCTGGGTTCATCAGCCACAGGTTGGCATTACTGCCCCTGACCCGGAGCAGGCCGTCTATGTACGAGGCTTGGCCCCCCATGACCCGGCCCAGGATGGTGTCGATACCTGGCTGACTAAGGAAGGTGGCGATCTGATCGGCACTGAGGCCGAATTGCTCGAAGCTATGGAACAGATTGCGGCCATCGGCGGAGGTATAACCGCCCTCGATGGTGATTTGGTTACCTGTTTGACTGACGTCGGTTTTCCCACCCGTCTCCGGCTGAATGGATTGAGCCGCCGCTGGTAAAATCATCGCAGCCAGCCATAGGTGGCTGAAGCCGATAGCCGTTATCAAAGCTGGAGAAGACGAGGACATGGTGTACTCGAGGTGCCGTTGAGGCCAGGCAGCGCGGTTGCGGAGGTTGCTGGTAGGGGCCAACATGGCCTCAGCATAGTTGAAGATGTCGTTGCGATCGCAGCTTTGATGCAGGTCTTAATCTATCCCCTTGGCTCAGATAGCCGAGACAGCCCGAACCAAAATTGGGTTCAAGCAGCGATGGCCGACTCTCCCTCACACTAGATGGCAGTTGCAGCCCGGGGGCCATAGGCTACGGTGGCATGGGCTTTGATGCTGATGCCTAGGGATATCGTCAGTTCGGGAACCCGTACTCTGCCATTAATTGCGATCGCATCAATGGTGGGCGTAAATTAGCACTCGGGACTGGAGAGTGCTAAGTCCCGCGAAGCGATTGACTCAGCGTCAATTCACGATTGGGGATAGGCACCCACAACCTAGTTAAACGAACGCATCTGGAGAATTTTTGGGTATGGCTGCAATTGCTCTAAGCGTAGCTAACATGAAGCCCCTGGGCGACCGCGTGTTGGTTAAGGTCAGCGAATCGGAGGAGAAGACGGCTGGCGGTATTTTGCTGCCAGATACAGCCAAGGAGAAGCCTCAAGTTGGTGAGGTCACGGCTGTAGGCCCTGGCAAGCGCAGTGACGATGGCAGCCGCCAAGCGATGGAAGTCAAAGTCGGTGACAAGGTGCTCTACTCCAAGTATGCCGGCACTGACGTCAAGATCGGCAATGATGACTTCGTCTTGCTGTCTGAGAAAGACATTCTAGCTACCTTGTCCTAAGACCTTCTCGATTTGTTTACTTCTCAACATTCGTCACTTCTGAACTATGGCTAAGCGCATCATTTACAACGAAAACGCCCGCCGTGCCCTGGAAAAAGGCATGGACATCTTGGCAGAGGCCGTCGCTGTTACCCTGGGGCCCAAGGGACGTAACGTCGTCCTAGAGAAAAAGTTTGGGGCCCCTCAGATCATCAACGACGGCGTCACCATCGCCAAGGAGATCGAACTGGAAGACAACGTTGAAAATACCGGTGTGGCCCTGATTCGTCAGGCTGCCTCTAAGACCAACGACTCTGCCGGTGACGGTACCACCACTGCCACGGTGCTGGCCCATGCGATGGTGAAGGAAGGCCTGCGCAACGTTGCCGCCGGGGCCAATGCCATCGCCCTGAAGCGTGGCATCGACAAGGCGACTAACTTCCTGGTGAGCAAGATCGCTGAGCATGCTCGGCCGGTGGAAGATTCCAAATCCATTGCCCAGGTAGGTACCATCTCGGCTGGTAACGATGAAGAAGTGGGCCACATGATTGCTGAGGCCATGGACAAGGTGGGCCGCGAAGGCGTCATCTCCCTGGAAGAGGGCAAGTCCATGAGCACCGAGCTAGAGATCACCGAGGGGATGCGCTTTGACAAGGGCTACATTTCTCCCTACTTCGCCACGGATACTGAGCGCATGGAAGCGGTGCTAGATGAGCCCTACCTGCTGCTCACCGACAAGAAGATCGCCCTGGTGCAGGATCTGGTCCCCGTACTCGAGCAAGTAGCTCGCTCCAGCCGCCCCTTATTGATCATTGCTGAAGACATCGAGAAAGAGGCCTTAGCCACTCTGGTGGTCAACCGCCTACGGGGCGTGCTGAATGTGGCTGCCGTTAAGGCGCCTGGCTTCGGCGATCGGCGCAAGGCCATGCTGGAAGACATCGCCGTGCTTACCGGTGGTCAGGTCATCAGCGAAGATACTGGTCTGAAGCTGGAGAATACCAAGCTAGAGATGCTG
This portion of the Halomicronema hongdechloris C2206 genome encodes:
- a CDS encoding CHAT domain-containing protein yields the protein MISLLLTLALTLERIPPAAAAIVRTDAIDMAQASQRQRADQLFHQGHAAFDRHDYSQALDHWQLALDLYQALGATTQIAATLNALAATAIAMGDYPDAIASAQQGLPLAASRSDAMLQAQLLGNLGIAYQSLGRLADAVTTYRQTLALMREHDHRVGQAQTLSLLGNTYEAMGDYEAAWQAQAAGLSQLESLHHPGLEAMIRLNLSGLATLQQRYGVALAYAQDSIALSREAGDLATSAHGFNNLGVIYHRLGDWQRAQSFYRQGLDLARQTQDVKLQAEVLTNLGVMAEDQQALGQALDYHRRSVAIARSLAAPRLLAASLNNLAHAQLAQGATTTAEQSLREAIQHLTALRQGLEDTANIAVFNTQIYTYTLLMQVLVAQGRYGAALEASEQGRARALMDLLAPQAQASIDLETIQQTARDLNATLVEYALVPADNFIFQGHQRAPATHLYIWVVSPQGNITFHQQGLDTATLSLPTTVEQGRAAMGARGRNRSIQIVPTSSEASNVYLQELHQVLIAPIRAHLPSDPEQRVVFIPQEVLFYVPFAALQDSDGQYLIEHHTLLTAPAIHLLAATPTQPTDAQAATVVAGNPVMPTMPETSESPAQPLPPLPGAEQEAMAVAELLKTRPWLGVQATETALVPAMLDASIIHLATHGLLDYVERTSTGIPLPGAIALAPSETEDGLLTARELASLPLQADLVVLSACDTGLGEVTGDGIVGLSRSLIVAGARSAVVSLWAVPDTPTAQLMIHFYTTWLQGFDKAQALRRAMLKTMADYPHPRDWAAFTLVGAPD
- a CDS encoding DUF6464 family protein — protein: MPTDVMLNHPCTPLGRVYLDWIPQPGADLDMAGQTYRILERHHRYRLKSGRYQLAQMILYVQPCPTPAARHCHNGQWMIGDVTCAYNARSELLRCAVNPEGPCQGCGDYQSRSREGKAGTEG
- a CDS encoding filamentous hemagglutinin N-terminal domain-containing protein, encoding MSSSSPALITAIGFSHLWLAAMILPAAAQSIQPETGGKTDVSQTGNQITIEGGYTSADGRNLFHSFEQFGLSADQIATFLSQPGIDTILGRVMGGQASYIDGLLRVRGSNANLWLMNPAGILFGPNAQLDLTGAFTATTATGIGFSSGWLQAFGSNDYGALGGEPTGFAFALDNPGAIINQADLTVAPRQSIALVGGTVIQTGSLTAAEGDITVMAVPGQHRVQIHHSAMVLSLEIDTLPAGMAAVPQPFTPLSLPQLLTGGTPSPVSEITVLPDDAVRLSGADPVPVSPGTTLISGSLDVSGSEGGRLTALGTRVGLLGAELTANGDGRGGIIHIGGARQGQSTLPSAQATYIDAATTLQANATGGDGGQVIVWADDQTTFLGEISATGNPISGRGGFVEVSGKIALTFAGTVDLQAAPGALGTLLLDPRDITIAATASNPDPAVNTALPQILASDSFSPNDITINADALAAITAEVLLAATRDITLVDGLSLTFATTGNPASPGGDIRLQAGRHFTMDTNQFIRAPGRAVTIEAAGAVTLGDIRTYGPSDGDLDGSISIIGTTIQAGDLNALRQTPPDIDGLGDGNLSRVYLESTVGDIVVDTVLAGSGGIGINAARRFQAQDTFTMVAGFAGTNFTANTTSLAAVSPAGDVTIQRGVPIDPNNTQAGIAIAVELLNPLSTEEFIVGPNTGPGIVLPSQSSGTAGGILRVRPDRTIVTSFQNQAFLFDPTLDITATDNLSEQGPETASETASETATRGDGDRQPPEDVCITIDNQDQEPPDEIPCPNAGPDPESTPAE
- the groES gene encoding co-chaperone GroES is translated as MAAIALSVANMKPLGDRVLVKVSESEEKTAGGILLPDTAKEKPQVGEVTAVGPGKRSDDGSRQAMEVKVGDKVLYSKYAGTDVKIGNDDFVLLSEKDILATLS
- the fusA gene encoding elongation factor G, which gives rise to MKKDITLYRNIGIFAHVDAGKTTTTERILKLTGKIHKIGEVHEGAATTDFMEQEQERGITIQSAATSCFWKNHQLNIIDTPGHVDFTIEVYRSLKVLDGGIGVFCGSGGVEPQSETNWRYANDSKVARIIYVNKLDRVGADFFRVVKQVEDVLAAKPLVMVLPIGFESNFQGVVDLLTRKAWIWDESGDPMNYEIQDVPADMVDQVEEYREALVELAVEQDDALMEKYLEGEEISLEELKRCIRKGTIELKFFPTYCGSSFKNKGVQLVLDAVVDYLPNPMEVKPQPEMDLEGNETGRLAYVDPEKPLRALAFKIMDDRFGALTFTRIYSGQLNKGDTVLDTATGKTERISRLVEMHANSREEVEWAQAGDIVAVIGMKNVQTGHTLCDPKDPATLEPMIFPEPVISVAVAAKKKADTEKMGLAIGKMVQEDPSFYVETDEESGETILKGMGELHLDVKVDILKRTYGVEVEVGKPQVAYRETITKVLQDSYTHKKQTGGSGQFGKIDYTIEPGDPGSGFQFESKVTGGNVPREFWPAVQKGFETSIEKGPLAGYPVVDLKVTLSDGAYHPVDSSAIAFEIAAKAAYRQSMPKAKPQLLEPVMAVDVFTPDDYMGDVIGDLNRRRGMIKSQEPGPTGVRIKADAPLSEMFGYIGDLRTMTSGRGQFSMSFSHYAPCPNNVAEEVIKEAKERQAVAAS